In Planococcus shixiaomingii, the DNA window TTCACTTCATCAATCGTACCGTATGCTTCGATGCGCGGTGCGTCTTTATCTGCGCGCGCCCCGATCAAACTTGTCTGCCCTTTATCGCCGGTTCTTGTGTAGATTTTCATGTTCTTTTCGCCCCTTTTATAATTTCTGGTATCCCATACCAAACCCGAGTTATGCTTTCCGCTTCTTTGAATAAAAATTGATACAGCCGGCCGACAACGTCCCGCTGCTGCCTTTCCAGTGGTTCAAACGGCACGATACCGCGGTTGATGTCGGTTAATATCCATATTTGCCGGCTGCTTTCATTCAACAAAATTGCCGTCCGTGCCTCTTTTATAATTTCCTCTTCGCTTTTTCCATCTTCGAGCATGTTCTTCACCCATTTTTCCACTCCAGCTATGACCGAAAGAGAAGCAGCTGTGCCGGGCAAACTTGCTTCATGCCAAGAAACGGATTGGTTTCCGAGCAGCTCTTTCACATACTCGCGTTTGCCATTAAAGGCTCCGCCGAAAACGATATGCATGGTGCTCCCTCCTTGAATGCTTGCCGGTTTTGCCAAACCAACGTGTAGCGATAACCGTGAAGCGCTTGCTGCTCCCAAAAGGCTTCCTTTTTTGCGCGTCCTGCTAAATAACGGATCGGTCCGCCGTGAGTGAGGATCGTAAATTCTTTTCCATCAGGCAGTGCGTGAACGGCTCGTTCCACACGCTCTCCTAACACTTCCAAGCTTTCACCTCCAGGCGGCGCAATATGAAATGGGTCATCAATCCAGTTTCGATATGCTTCAATCATTTCTAATTGCGCATACGTTTTCTGCTCCCACTCGCCAAAATGACATTCGCGCCAATTGGCATCGGCGTGATAAAAAGCATTTGGAAACAGAACCTTCGCCGTTTGCCGGCAGCGCAATAAATCGCTTCCCCAAACTTCTGTTGCTTCCGGAAACGCCTGCGCTTCAAAAGGCATCACCGGTTGGTTTGTCCAGCCGATGTATTGCTTTTCCTGATTCCCTAGAGTTTGTGCGTGCCGGATCAAATGAAGAACAAAAGTGCCATCCATAACAAAAGCTCCGCCCCTTCTACATAAGCTCCAAACAAATCCCCTGTTACCCCGCCAAAATTCTTCAAGCACCACTTTCTATAGCCGTAAAGCGAAATCATAAGCACAGCGGCCATGCCAAAAGCGATTAGCCAACCGCTCATATATCCTAGAAAACCAAGAACTATGACCAAAAAGATTATAGCCCCTATCGCAATTTGTTCAGTATTTGCCCGCTGCTGGAAAAAAGCGGCTAGCCCTTTTTCTTTGGCACTAGCAGTTTTGCTGAACAGCAGCATCAGTCCGATTCTTGAAAAAACAGGTATCAATGCTATAACAATAAGCGGAGCGTGTTCTATGATTTCAGCTACCACCACTATTTTTCCAACAATGATCAGTACCAACACAATGGCCCCAAAAGCTCCGATTCTCGGATCTCCCATTATTTCCAACCGTCTTTCCCGGTCCTGATAAGAAAAATAAGCATCACCAACATCCGCTATGCCGTCCATATGCAAACCGCCTGACAGGAAAATGCCAAGAACTACGACGACAAAAGCTGCCAATAAAGAACTCGATTCTGTAAAATTCAATAGCACCCCTGCACCAGCTGCCATAATCCCGCCAAACAACAACCCGAGAATCGGAAGCATCAAGTACATTGACGTTACATCATTCTTTTCCAACGGCAATTCTTTTTTTACAGGAATCACGGAGAAAAACTGCAATGCGAGCAACGCCCCTATTCTAATATGTTTCATCCGCTTTCCTCCATGATGCGTTCTATCTGTCCCCAATCGACATGCGCTTTTACATGCGCTGCCCAGCGGCTATAGCGGTCTGGCCGTTCTTTCATAACCGGTTCCGGTAATTTTTTCTGTTGGCGAATCGGCGCTAAAAAGGCACGGCGGCATTCGTCATTGTTGAAAAAGCCGTGAAGATGGGTGCCGATTAACCGCTCCATATGAACGCCTTCTGTTCCTTCTTCATATGAAATAAGGGGTTTCCCGGCATAGGTTGACCGCCCCGTATGAATTTCGTAGCCGTCTATTTGGACAGCCTCACCGTGCACTCCTGCCACTCCGCGGCGCCTTTTAACAAACTTTTCTTCTATAAAATCGGTGTTCATTCCAGAAATCAGGCCAAGCCCTTTTTCAAAATCAGCTTTTGTGCCGTCAAAACCGCTAGGATCGGATAAACTGTCGCCAAGCATTTGAAAACCGCCGCACAGTCCGATAAGTTGAGTTTCTTTTTTTAATGAGCCCAAGAAGTCTTCGATGTTTTGCTGCTTCCAATAGCGCAAATCAGCAATCGTGCTTTTGGTTCCTGGAAAGACCAAAATATCAGGCTGGCCAATGTCTTGGGTAAATTCCACCCAACGGACGGCCACATCGGGTTCATTTAAAAAGGGTTCTATGTCAGTGAAATTCGACAAGTAAGGATGCTTTAATACTGCCATGTCAATCGGCTGTTTTGCCGAAGTCCTTGATAATTCACGAACCCCCAGCGAATCTTCCTGTTCAATTTCATGGTTGCCGAAATACGGAATCACGCCAAGGACGGGCAATTTTGTGTAATCCTCTAAGAAAGAAATGCCGTCTTCAAATAACCGGATGTTTCCTCGGAATTTATTGATCAACAGCCCTTTTACCCGTTCGGGATTCGGCATGAGGGCAAGCGTTCCGACAATCGAAGCAAAGACCCCTCCGCGATCGATATCCGCGACTAATATCACCGGAACGTTTGCGCGTTCGGCTACTGCCATATTAACAATTTCCCGGTCATTCAAATTCACTTCAGCCGGGCTTCCGGCTCCTTCAATTACTAAATGCGTATACGTTTTCGCAAGATTTTCCAGTGCCTGATCGATAGCCACCAACCCGTGCTCATAAAAACTCTTGCGGTAGTCCATGCCGTCCATCGTTTCGAGCTTTTTGCCGAACAAAATAACTTGCGACTTCATGTCGCTTTCTGGTTTCAACAAAATCGGATTCATATCGACCGTCGCGACTGTCCTCGCCGCTTCCGCTTGAACGCCTTGAGACCGGCCGATTTCCTCGCCAAGAACGGTTACGTATGAGTTGTTCGACATGTTTTGCGATTTAAACGGCGCTACGCGAATCTCTTGATCGGATAGAATTCTGCAAAACGCTGTACAAATCATACTTTTTCCTACGTCAGACGCCGTTCCTTGAATCATCACACCGCGCATTCTATCACTTCCTTCTGTAAGCGATTCCATTTTCCATTTCGATCGCTTGCTCAGCTTCCCCTGCAAACCATTTATGTATCTTGCCAAGCCATCTTTGATAAGTTTCGTCGCGCACGAAATCGTCCATCACTTCGTTCGAGACGATAACCAGCAGCTGCGCCTGGTTTCGCATGGCGTTTATCGTCACCTGCAACTCCAGCCATTTGGCTTCCATGCAGCCTGGCCGTTCGGCACAAGGAATTCCCCGCTCCCAGCCTTCATAAAGTTCATTGGCCAGCCACGTAGTCACGCAATCCCATAGAATGGCATCGCCGCTGTGAATCTTCGGAAGAGCCTTTTCCATGTCCACCGACTGTTCAATCGCTATCCAGCCATGGCCAGAGCGGTCTTCTTGATGGCGCATGATGCGTTCTGCCATTTCCGAATCATGCGCCTGGCCGCTTGCAAGATAGACAGCGCGGACTGCCCCAGCCGACATAACAAGTTGTTCAGCATATGCGCTTTTCCCGCTTCTTACCCCTCCGCTAATAAAAATCATGCTTCCTCTAGCCATTTCGCGATTTCCTCCCGGAGCTTTTTCATGGCGTCAGCAGATTTCATACCGATGCGGAACCACTGGCCATCCATTCCACGGAACGATTTGGTCTGACGCAGCACTATCCCGTTTTTCAGCATGTCCATGAAAAACTTATCGGACTGTTTTGGAACAGGCAGCTGGAATGATAAAAAATTCACCTCAGAGTCGGTCACAGCACAGCCATGAGCTATCAAAAATCCCGTCATTTGGGCACGTTCTTTTTTTGCCGTCTGGATAATGCGGTCCCGGTATTCGTGCTCTGAAAAACAGCGGGCTCCGATTGATGCTGAAAGCGCGTTGACATTCCAGTGCGCCGCTCCACTTTTTAATGCCTCGATGATTGGCGGAGCACTGATAACGTACCCCAGCCGGAGTCCTGGAATTGCATACATTTTGGTCATTGACCGCACAATAATGAGATTCGAAAACCTAGTCAAATACGAAACAACCGAATTTTCTTCGCCAGTAAAATCGATAAACGCTTCATCGACAACTAATTCGCAATCGGCCTTTTGGCAAGCATCTGCCAAGACTACTAAGTCTTTTTTAGAAACCATTAGCCCAGTCGGATTATGCGGATTGCAGATGTATATCGCCGCACACCCTTCTACCGCGTTCGCAAGTTCTGCTACCGGCAGCCGCCAGCCGGTTTCTACCTTTAACTGGACGGCGTTAATTTCCGCCCCTTCAGCCTCCAAAGTTTTGCGGTATTCCGAAAATGCCGGTTCAATCAGTACTACCCGTTTTTCGCGGTAGCGCCGGGCAAGCCAAGTGAAAATTTCCGCCGCTCCGTTTCCTGCCGCAATGTGACCGACAGAAACTTCATGGAAAGCGGCTGCTGCGCTTCGGAACGGTTCTGCGTCGGGATCGGGGTAGCGGCTGATGAGCTCCCGTAAATCGAGCCAGGATTCTTCGATAAAAGAAGGCGGCCCGAACGGATGAACATTTTCGCTAAAATCGATGATCTCACTTGGCGCTTCCACTCCAAGTTGCTTATATAGCCGCATAGGATTTGCTCCGTGATCAGGTAAGTTCAAGTAAAAGCCCCCCTATTGCAAATAAAATAAAAAACCAAAGAGTGGCAGCGTGCATTTGTTTAATGGCCTCTTTAATATGCCGCGCTTCTAATGGAAACACCGGCGTGCCCATACGCTCCCGGTCCGATACAATCCCTTTGTACGTATTGATTCCCCCGAGTTCGACACCGAGTTGTATGGCAGTCGCCGCTTCGAGCCAGCCGCTGTTCGGGCTTGGGTGCTTTTTCGCGTCCCGCTGCCAATGCTCAAAACGTTGACGCATGGTTAGAGATCTTTCGTTTTTAGTCGTCAGTAAAATCAACGCCCCTGTGATTCGGCTCGGTATCCAGTTTAAAACATCGTCCAGGCGCGCGGATGCAAACCCGAAGTGCCGGAACTCTTCATTTTTATAACCGATCATCGAGTCGCAGGTGTTGACCGCTTTGTACATCCACAAACCCGGCGCACCGAACAAAAAGGCCCAAAATAAAGGCGCTGTTACGCCGTCGCTCGTATTTTCAGAAACCGTTTCAACAACCCCGCGGGTAATCTCGCTTTTGTTCAGCCTTTCGGTATCGCGGCCGACAATCCACCCCAGTTTTTCGCGTGCTTTCGGCATATCATTTTCAATCAACGGCCGGTATACATCTTCCGCCGCATCGCGCAAACTTTTCTGTGCAAGCCCGGCAGCTATTAGCACCGCTTCAACTGCTACACCCGCTAGCCAGTGAATAGAATGACCGATTGAAACCAATAGGAACGCACCTGTAAAGGCACTGGCTGCAACAATCCCAACCAGCAAAAAGCCATTGCGGAACGCCTTAGGTCCCTTGTTCCATTTCGCGGTCAATCTAGAGACCAAAGTTCCGATCCAGCGAACAGGATGCGGCCAAGTTGGCGGATCTCCTATGATCCGGTCCAGCACCAAACCGATCGCTATGGCAGAAAGATGTGCCATCATAATTTTTTCGCTTCCCGGTAAAGTCCGATTGCTTCCACCGTGCATTCAAATACTCCAGTGCCGATCACTTTCCCCAGCTCTGTTATCGGTCCCGCGTAAGGCAAATGCTCACCTTGCTGGGTTGCCGCTACCAGGCAGCTGTCTGTCGATGTGCCGGTTGCGATAGTATTCGTCAACGGATCCATTACCCCTTCATGGTGAAGCGCTTTTGTTTTTGCTTCTGTCGCCGTAATCATTGCCTGGATAAACGCTTCATCCGATAATTCACCATTGATGAGAATCCATGTATTTATTGTGCCGACTTTTACAGCACGATCAAGTGCCTTCGATACATCAACCGCGTTGCCGACCCCTGCCGTCACAGCAATAACAGCCGAACCAAATGATCCTTCGTATTCTTTGATAACCACATCTTCTGTTCGGACAGCCGTCATCATTCCCACTGTATCAGTTACCATGAACCCTTGCTGTTCAATGAACATCGCCATCTCCTGAGTGCTGTCATCGCATTCATAAGTATCGTCGACATGGCGGTTCATGAAGGTCCGGTACCAGCCAGCGCCTGCATTGATGACCGCTGATGACACCGTTTTTAACGAAATTGGGCTCTGATACAGAACGTAATCAGCAGAAACAGCAAAATCTTCTGCTGTTATTTTGGCTTTTACAGCCGGTCTGTTGATTCCTGGAAGCAGTGTAATTTGCGGTTTCGGCAATTCGGGATGCGGGTGGTTGCTGACCCGTGTTTTGTAGACAGCTTCGATGTCTTGTTCCCTCACCACTTCATGTGGTTCGCCCATCCGTTTGATCTTGCCTTGGTCGAGCAGCAATAATTGATCGCAGTACATCGATGCCAAATTGATGTCATGGAATATGGAAACGACCGTCAATTCTTTTTCCAAAGCCTGCTTTTTTATGGTATCAAGCAATTCTTTTTGATGATTGATATCCAGGTGGTTTGTCGGTTCATCCAGCAACAGAATCGAAGCGTTTTGCGCCAGCGCTTGAGCAACAAACACCCGTTGCTGTTCGCCTCCTGACATCCGGTCGATCGACGTGTTTTCATATTGTTGGATGTTCATCAGCCGCATGGCTTCTACTACAGCTGCCTCGTCTTCTTCAGACCACGAAGAGAACCAACCGCTTTGGTGCGGATAGCGGCCAAGCGAAATGGTTTCCCTTACGGTATGTTCAAATGCATGGGCGTGCAGCTGAGGCAGCACCGCCATTTTCCTCGCTAGCTCTTTAGGCAGAAAGTTCGCGATGGCTTTCCCGTCAATCTCAACTGCCCCTTGTTGAGCTGGCAATATGCCGCTTATGAGTTTCATCAACGTCGACTTGCCGCTGCCGTTTGGCCCTAATATCCCAAGCATGCTTCCTTTTTTGACTCGGAACGTCACGCCGTTGACGATGTTTTTTTCACCATAGCCGCCAGTTAATTGGTTTACTTGCAACATATTAAACGCCTCCTTTCCGTTGGCGGAAAAAGATAAATGCAAATACCGGCGCACCGATAAATGCGGTAATAACACCAATCGGCAATTCTGTCGGTGAAATGATGGTGCGTGACACTAAATCGCACAGGATGAGCAAAGCTGCCCCATTAATGAACGATAGCGGCAGCACGTGGCGATGGTCTGCCCCCCAAAGAAGGCGAACCATATGCGGAACCACAAGCCCGACAAATCCGATGGTTCCGGAAACAGAAACAGCTGCGCCCGTCAACACGGATCCTGCGATGAGGATCGCCATTTTCCGCTTTTTCACATCTACGCCCAGATGCCGCGCCCGCTCTTCCCCGAACAGCATGGCATTCAACTCTCTGCGGTTCCACCATAAAACAGCTGAACCGATGATTACAAAAGGCAAAGCCATTTGGACATACGGCCAGCCGCGCATCGAAACGCTGCCCAACAGCCAGCCGATGATTTGGCGCAATTCTTCTCCTGTCAGCGCAATCATCAATGAAATAACCGATCCGAGAAACGAACTGAAAATGATTCCGGTTAAGATGACTGTTTCCATCTTCATTGAACGGTCCACCAGTTTGGCAAAAGCCATAACTGCCAGCATTGTTGCAAGCGCACCGATCATGCTCACAACCGGCAGTGTAAAGATTCCTAAAAAAGGCACTGAAATGCTGAAAAAGAGCGTCATCACGGCACCTACTGAGGCACCGGACGACACTCCTAAAGTGTAAGGATCGGCTAACGGATTTTTAAGCAGCCCTTGAAACGCAGCACCCGCAATGGCAAGCGACGCTCCGACAAGACCGGCCAGCACCACACGCGGCATCCGAATGTTCCAAAGGATATTAGCTGCCGACTGGTCTGAACCAGGATTCCACAGCACTTCTGGAGATATTGAAACCGTACCGACCAATACACCCAGCAGCACAGCCCCTCCTAAAAGAACAAGAGAGACAATGTAAGCTGCTGTGTTTTTATTCACTGAAAACCTCCGGATAAACAGCTTTCGCCATTTCTTCCAGGCCATCAGTCAAGCGCGGGCCTGAACGGGTTACCATGTCCGAATCAACCTCAACTACTGCTTTTTCTTTTACTGCCGTCACTTCGCCAAAACCGCTGCGTGACATGATTTGATCTGCAGCTCCCGGATTGTAGGCGCCTTCTGTCGTGACAATAACGTCTGGATTGCTGTCAACAATCGCTTCTGGGTCCATGCTGACCCAGCCTTCAAGGTCTCCAGCAGCGTTTTCCGCATTAATCATACCAAGCATTTCGTCCAAGAACGTGCCGCTTCCTGTCGTGAAAATCTCAGGGTCGCTTCCCACTTCAACAAACACTTTTTTCGGTTCTTTAACAGTTGCAGCTTTTTCTTCAATTTCAGCTACTTCTTCTTTCATTTCGGCAATTTCAGCTTTGGCTTCTTCTTGTGCCCCTGCCGCTTTGCCGATTGTATCGATTGTTTCATAAACTTCTTCAAAGCTCACTGCGTTATTGACGACAAAAACTTTAACGCCTGCATCACGCAATTGCTGCAGTCCCGCATCGCCAACTCCTAATCCAGATTCATGTGCAAGTACGATGTCCGGCTGCAGAGAGATGATTTTCTCTACGTTGAATTCTTGGCCGCCGATTTTCTCGACTTTAGCTGCTTCTTCCGGATAGTTATCAAAATCGGACACGCCGACCATTTTCTCGCCTAATCCGAGTTCATATGCAATTTCTGTATTTGAAGGAACCATCGACACAATCGCTTTCGGTTCTTCTTCAATCGTGATTTCTTCGCCCACCGCATCCGTCAGCGTTACCGGAAATGCCGCTTCTGTTGCCGCTGGTGCTTCTGTTGCCGTTTCCTGCTCAGCTGGCGCTGCTTCCTGCCCACATCCTGCCAGCATTGCTGCTGCTAATCCTGCACTTACTCCAAACTTCCAAACCTTTTTCATTTGTGAAATCCTCCGTTTCTAGTTAGAAAAGTGCAGTTATCTGCGCTTTTCTATAAAAAAATCCCCCGCAAACATTGCGAGGGATTGGAAGGACGACATAAAAAGGCATGTGCATCCAGCCTGTCCTCGCAAGCGTGTGGGTGTTTCATAAAGGCAGGTCTCCTGGCTTGTGATCATCGCTTTCTGCGCCTTCCCGAAGTTTTCTCCAGTGGCATGTGGCAGATTGCTCTCACTTACAGTGGCGGGACCGCGCCGGAATCAAACCGGCTTCCCTTTTAACTCATGTTCTTAGACATAAGCACCTTTATGATGGTTTATAAAATTATTGGTTCGGCCTTAATTATACACCAAAACTTTTTATTGTCTCTTACATTTTTTCCGGAGCTGCAACGCCCACGGTTTTCAGTGCATTGGCAAGCGTAACTTTAACCGCAGTGATCAGCGCAATGCGGGCACGAGTTAAGTCTTCGTTCGACGCATCCAATACCTTATTGGCGTTATAGAAACTGTGGAAATGGGACGCCAAATCCTGGATGTATGTTGTTACTCGGTGAGGAGCGCGCAATTTCGCCGCATCTGCAATCACTTGCGGGAAATCACCGATTTTCTTCAAGACGTCAATTTCTTTTTCAGACGTCAGCAAGTTCAAGTTGCCGGTCGAAGCAGTGAAGCCTTGGCTTTCCGCTTGGCGCAAGATAGAGCAAATGCGCGCGTGAGCGTATTGCGAATAGTAAACCGGATTTTCGTTTGACTGGGATACTGCTAAGTCTAAATCGAAATCCATATGCGAATCGCCTGAACGCATCGCGAAGAAATAACGGACGGCGTCAAGGCCGACGAGTTCCACTAGTTCACGCATTGTTACAGCTTTCCCTGTGCGTTTGCTCATCTTCATTTTTTCGCCGTCTTTATACAATTGCACCATTTGAATGATGCTGACTTCCAAAGTGTCACGGTCGTAGCCAAGCGCTTCGATTGCCGCTTTCATGCGCGGGATATAGCCGTGGTGGTCAGCGCCCCAAATGTTGATCAGCTTATCAAAACCGCGTGACAGCTTGTCTTCGTGGTAAGCGATATCCGGCAATAAATACGTGAATGTGCCATCATTTTTGATCAATACGCGGTCTTTGTCGTCGCCGAACGTCGTCGAACGGAACCAAGTTGCACCGTCTTCTTCGTAAATATGGCCATTGGCACGCAATTTGTTCAACGCAATTTCGATTTCGCCTTTTTCATATAATGAAGTTTCTGAGAACCACTCATCAAATTCAACACGGAAATCCGCTAAGTCTTTTTGCAGTTTTGCCAATTCCACTTTTAAACCATGTTTGCGGAACGCTTCATAACGCTCTTCATGCGTCATGTGGACAAACTTGTCGCCATGTTCCGCTACGAGATCCTTAGCAATGTCTTTGATGTCCTGGCCGCGGTAGCCGTCTTCCGGCATGCTGTCCGGATGGCCAAGCTCTTCGAAATAACGCGCTTCAATCGACAGCGCCAAGTTATTGATTTGATTGCCGGCATCGTTGATATAGTATTCGCGGGATACGTCATAACCTGCAAGGTCCAGCACATTGCACAACGAATCGCCGACAGACGATCCGCGGGCATGCCCCAAGTGAAGATCGCCGGTCGGGTTGGCGGAAACAAACTCCACTTGAATGCGCTCACCACCGCCGGAATTCGTACGGCCATACTCAGCCTGCTGCTCAAGAACCGTTTTTACGACTTCCTGCAAATAATCTTTTTTGATGGTGATGTTGATAAAGCCAGGTCCAGCGATTTCCACATTCTCAATATTTGCTGCTTCTTTGTCTAAGTTGGAAACGATCGCTTCAGCAATCGCACGCGGCGGCTTTTTCGCCAGCTTCGTCAATTGCATCGCAATATTTGTCGCATAATCCCCGTTCGCTTTGTCTTTCGGTGATTCCAATTGAACCGCTACCGGTTCTGCGCTCAATTCCGCTTTTTGAACCGCGTCGCTGATCACCTGTTTAATCGTGTGTTGAACCTTTTCTACTGCATTCATCATTTGCCCTCCGTAAACTGTATTTCCATTTCGTATTCGCCGACATGACTGGCACCCATCGCCAAATCATAGCGGACTTTAAACCGGGTTTCTCCGACTGATAACTCGTGTGCAGTAGTCGTCAACATGAACGATCCTTGCGCATTCGTCAAATTGCCCGTTTGCTCTTTATGTAATAAAAATGGGAGCCGCATCTGCAAGCCGCCACTTCTTAAAATAACCGCTTCGTCTTTGCTCATTTTCACGACCGTCCGGATTTCGAGATCTTCCTGCTGCTCTGCGTATTGCAAATAGCGCAAGTTGTTTTTCTCTGTCAACATGCCTTCCGACCGCAATTCCATCACTTGATCGTCCACATTCGGCTGGCGGATTGTCGTCGTGAGTTTAATCGTTACGGATTTCTGCATTCCATCCGCCTCCCCGTTCATTGATAACCTTATCATTATAGCCTGAATCGGCGGCTTTTTTCAATTAAGTTTCCGATTAGAATCAAAAAAGGAACCCGTGTATCGAACTGTCGAATACACAGGGGTCCTTCAGCTTACCTAGTATACGTTTTTACGAAAGATGGACGCGAAAAAATATTCGGCCGCTTGTCGATGCCTTCTTCAGTACCGCGTTTAGCATGCGCCTGGCCATATGCCTGCGACTGCTGCCAATCTTTAAACGACTCTTCATCTTTCCATAACGTCAGAATGACATACGTGTCCGAATTCAAAGGTCGCAACACACGAATTGCTGCGAAACCGGGTTCTTGCTCAACCTTGCCTGCCCGGTTCTTGAAACGTGATTCGAATAGCTCCCGCCCTTCATCGGTTACCGGAATATTATTGAACACTGCAAAATAGCCATCATTGATGTCCCCTACAGCATCCAGCACTTCATAGCCTTCAAAGCCTTGCGCTGGAGCGCTTCCTTCCGACTCATAAAGTACCACCGATTCTTCGCCGTTCATTAAATAAATCAGCCGTGCGTTTGAATTGGCCGCGAGAATCGCTACGCCTTGGTCACGATGGCCTGCCCATTTATACAATTCCATTGTCAGCACCTCTTCCGATTACGTATTCTCTATTATCTTATCGTTTTTGGTTGCAAGTTTCTATTTTGGCAGTTTATGATCGCTCGGAAACGTTTTATGATCACTTAGTGTCGTTCTATGATCACTCGAGGGGTTTTTATGATCACTCGGAAGCATTTTATGATCACTCACCTCGATGCCAGAAATTCTCGACATCAAAAAGCCAGCCTGGAAAATTCCAGGCCGGCCGTTTTACATTATTCTATTTTACCCAGCCAAGAATCATTTCGCGGATCAATTTACTGGCTGTGTTCGCGGTTTGATCGGAATGATCGTAAACCGGCGCCACTTCCACCAAGTCGAAGCCGACGACGTTGATGTCGGATGCTGCGATTGCGTGGATCGATGCGAGCAGTTCGCGCGATGTGATGCCGCCTGCATCGACTGTGCCGGTTCCAGGCGCGTGCGCCGGATCCAAGACGTCGATATCGATCGTCACATATACAGGACGCCCTGCAAGTGTCGGCAAGACTTCTTTCAGCGGCTCAAGCACTTCGAACATGGAAATGTGCATGCCGTTTTCTTTAGCCCACTGGAATTCTTCTTTCATGCCAGAACGGATGCCGAATGAATAAACGTTCGACGGTCCGATGTGATCAGCAATTTTACGGATCGGTGTTGAATGGGAATATTCTTCACCTTCGTAATGTTCGCGAAGGTCTGTGTGCGCGTCAAAATGGATGATCGCCAAATCTTCGTATTTGCTGGCAACAGCTTTCATGACCGGCAAAGATACGAGGTGTTCGCCGCCCATGCCCATCGGAATTTTGCCGTCATTTAATAACGTATGGATATACGTTTCGATTTCCAGCAAGCTTTTTTCCGGATTGCCGAAAGGCAGCGGAAT includes these proteins:
- a CDS encoding ABC transporter substrate-binding protein, whose protein sequence is MKKVWKFGVSAGLAAAMLAGCGQEAAPAEQETATEAPAATEAAFPVTLTDAVGEEITIEEEPKAIVSMVPSNTEIAYELGLGEKMVGVSDFDNYPEEAAKVEKIGGQEFNVEKIISLQPDIVLAHESGLGVGDAGLQQLRDAGVKVFVVNNAVSFEEVYETIDTIGKAAGAQEEAKAEIAEMKEEVAEIEEKAATVKEPKKVFVEVGSDPEIFTTGSGTFLDEMLGMINAENAAGDLEGWVSMDPEAIVDSNPDVIVTTEGAYNPGAADQIMSRSGFGEVTAVKEKAVVEVDSDMVTRSGPRLTDGLEEMAKAVYPEVFSE
- the speB gene encoding agmatinase, translated to MRFDETYSGKVFIKSHPNYEESKAVLYGMPMDWTVSYRPGSRFGPNKIREVSIGLEEYSAYLDRELDDVKFFDAGDIPLPFGNPEKSLLEIETYIHTLLNDGKIPMGMGGEHLVSLPVMKAVASKYEDLAIIHFDAHTDLREHYEGEEYSHSTPIRKIADHIGPSNVYSFGIRSGMKEEFQWAKENGMHISMFEVLEPLKEVLPTLAGRPVYVTIDIDVLDPAHAPGTGTVDAGGITSRELLASIHAIAASDINVVGFDLVEVAPVYDHSDQTANTASKLIREMILGWVK
- a CDS encoding FecCD family ABC transporter permease, whose protein sequence is MAWKKWRKLFIRRFSVNKNTAAYIVSLVLLGGAVLLGVLVGTVSISPEVLWNPGSDQSAANILWNIRMPRVVLAGLVGASLAIAGAAFQGLLKNPLADPYTLGVSSGASVGAVMTLFFSISVPFLGIFTLPVVSMIGALATMLAVMAFAKLVDRSMKMETVILTGIIFSSFLGSVISLMIALTGEELRQIIGWLLGSVSMRGWPYVQMALPFVIIGSAVLWWNRRELNAMLFGEERARHLGVDVKKRKMAILIAGSVLTGAAVSVSGTIGFVGLVVPHMVRLLWGADHRHVLPLSFINGAALLILCDLVSRTIISPTELPIGVITAFIGAPVFAFIFFRQRKGGV
- the argS gene encoding arginine--tRNA ligase, which encodes MNAVEKVQHTIKQVISDAVQKAELSAEPVAVQLESPKDKANGDYATNIAMQLTKLAKKPPRAIAEAIVSNLDKEAANIENVEIAGPGFINITIKKDYLQEVVKTVLEQQAEYGRTNSGGGERIQVEFVSANPTGDLHLGHARGSSVGDSLCNVLDLAGYDVSREYYINDAGNQINNLALSIEARYFEELGHPDSMPEDGYRGQDIKDIAKDLVAEHGDKFVHMTHEERYEAFRKHGLKVELAKLQKDLADFRVEFDEWFSETSLYEKGEIEIALNKLRANGHIYEEDGATWFRSTTFGDDKDRVLIKNDGTFTYLLPDIAYHEDKLSRGFDKLINIWGADHHGYIPRMKAAIEALGYDRDTLEVSIIQMVQLYKDGEKMKMSKRTGKAVTMRELVELVGLDAVRYFFAMRSGDSHMDFDLDLAVSQSNENPVYYSQYAHARICSILRQAESQGFTASTGNLNLLTSEKEIDVLKKIGDFPQVIADAAKLRAPHRVTTYIQDLASHFHSFYNANKVLDASNEDLTRARIALITAVKVTLANALKTVGVAAPEKM
- a CDS encoding antibiotic biosynthesis monooxygenase family protein, translated to MELYKWAGHRDQGVAILAANSNARLIYLMNGEESVVLYESEGSAPAQGFEGYEVLDAVGDINDGYFAVFNNIPVTDEGRELFESRFKNRAGKVEQEPGFAAIRVLRPLNSDTYVILTLWKDEESFKDWQQSQAYGQAHAKRGTEEGIDKRPNIFSRPSFVKTYTR
- a CDS encoding DUF1934 domain-containing protein, which gives rise to MQKSVTIKLTTTIRQPNVDDQVMELRSEGMLTEKNNLRYLQYAEQQEDLEIRTVVKMSKDEAVILRSGGLQMRLPFLLHKEQTGNLTNAQGSFMLTTTAHELSVGETRFKVRYDLAMGASHVGEYEMEIQFTEGK
- a CDS encoding adenosylcobinamide amidohydrolase encodes the protein MLQVNQLTGGYGEKNIVNGVTFRVKKGSMLGILGPNGSGKSTLMKLISGILPAQQGAVEIDGKAIANFLPKELARKMAVLPQLHAHAFEHTVRETISLGRYPHQSGWFSSWSEEDEAAVVEAMRLMNIQQYENTSIDRMSGGEQQRVFVAQALAQNASILLLDEPTNHLDINHQKELLDTIKKQALEKELTVVSIFHDINLASMYCDQLLLLDQGKIKRMGEPHEVVREQDIEAVYKTRVSNHPHPELPKPQITLLPGINRPAVKAKITAEDFAVSADYVLYQSPISLKTVSSAVINAGAGWYRTFMNRHVDDTYECDDSTQEMAMFIEQQGFMVTDTVGMMTAVRTEDVVIKEYEGSFGSAVIAVTAGVGNAVDVSKALDRAVKVGTINTWILINGELSDEAFIQAMITATEAKTKALHHEGVMDPLTNTIATGTSTDSCLVAATQQGEHLPYAGPITELGKVIGTGVFECTVEAIGLYREAKKL